One part of the Helicobacter cetorum MIT 99-5656 genome encodes these proteins:
- a CDS encoding tyrosine-type recombinase/integrase translates to MILLKELLQAIKEYADFKSKCFSKYNVKDLQRYQSVQSRFMEAKNIEELNAIRNNLIKLGCKSMHNLNVLIHFFNYIKNNYKEIKVKELQLLQESHVINFLYTLSITYKSSSMMNFKINIGTFFKFLDKYKKMNFDFTLKIALGKHKNLPKFLPKEQFFNYIDYLKGLPCKKDFEKRSRLIALIVAYSGLRTIEVKNLKLDNIQSDDYNYIFSIRGKGNKERIALIKKELIEPYLKEWLNSKTRNRKTTANEPFKGATIRYFLNKTLKELGLLNYFKGVGLHMLRHSFGSYIYGETKDLILTQNALGHSNLETTKIYIHTNSDYGRVVANLF, encoded by the coding sequence ATGATTTTATTAAAAGAGTTGCTACAAGCTATTAAGGAATATGCGGATTTTAAGTCCAAATGCTTTTCAAAATACAATGTAAAAGACCTGCAACGATACCAAAGTGTCCAATCAAGATTTATGGAGGCAAAAAATATAGAAGAGTTAAATGCGATTAGGAACAATCTGATTAAGTTAGGTTGCAAATCCATGCATAATTTAAATGTTTTAATCCATTTTTTTAATTACATTAAGAATAATTACAAGGAGATAAAGGTCAAAGAACTACAACTATTGCAAGAAAGCCATGTGATAAACTTTCTATATACTTTGAGTATTACTTACAAGTCTTCTTCTATGATGAATTTCAAAATCAATATAGGGACTTTCTTTAAGTTTTTAGATAAATACAAAAAGATGAATTTTGATTTTACATTGAAAATAGCATTAGGAAAACACAAGAATTTGCCTAAATTTTTACCTAAAGAACAATTTTTTAACTACATAGATTATCTAAAAGGTCTTCCTTGTAAAAAGGATTTTGAAAAAAGAAGTCGACTTATAGCTTTAATTGTGGCATATAGTGGATTACGCACCATTGAAGTTAAAAATCTTAAGCTTGATAATATCCAAAGTGATGACTATAACTATATCTTTTCTATTAGAGGCAAAGGCAATAAAGAAAGGATTGCTTTAATCAAAAAGGAACTTATAGAACCCTATTTGAAAGAGTGGCTCAATTCTAAAACTAGAAATAGAAAAACTACCGCTAATGAACCTTTTAAGGGGGCTACTATAAGATATTTTCTAAATAAAACTTTAAAAGAGCTTGGATTACTTAACTATTTCAAGGGCGTTGGGTTACATATGCTAAGGCATTCCTTTGGGAGCTACATATATGGAGAAACTAAAGATTTAATCCTTACGCAAAACGCTTTGGGTCATTCTAATTTAGAAACTACCAAAATCTACATCCACACTAATAGCGATTATGGAAGAGTTGTAGCCAATCTATTCTGA
- a CDS encoding ParA family protein, whose translation MTITIANEKGGSGKSTLCLNLAIQLLLNQKDVVALDTDNQKSLEVFADIRSGTNLPQFTLFNRTGNITDTLSQMVKKYEYVLIDTKGENSKESQKAMLLSDIVLIPTTPSQLDTAVLLEMLERVSNIQALNENLKVYIVMNRIPTIPKLKEKKALIDFIKENNANESVFLMDNILSERIAYMRSVSEGFGVMEYGNSKAKKEWELFYKELENYLNLEIKEQ comes from the coding sequence ATGACCATAACCATTGCAAACGAAAAAGGAGGCTCTGGCAAAAGCACTCTGTGTTTAAATTTAGCCATACAGCTTTTATTAAATCAAAAAGATGTGGTAGCCCTAGATACTGATAATCAAAAGAGTTTAGAGGTATTTGCTGATATTAGGAGTGGGACTAATTTGCCACAATTCACGCTTTTTAATCGCACAGGTAACATTACCGATACCCTATCGCAAATGGTTAAAAAGTATGAGTATGTTTTAATAGACACCAAAGGCGAAAATAGTAAAGAGAGTCAAAAAGCCATGCTTTTAAGCGACATTGTGCTAATTCCTACCACACCTAGCCAACTAGACACAGCGGTGCTACTAGAAATGCTAGAAAGAGTAAGCAATATTCAAGCGCTCAATGAAAATTTGAAAGTCTACATTGTGATGAACCGCATTCCTACCATTCCAAAACTCAAAGAAAAAAAGGCTCTCATTGACTTTATCAAAGAAAACAATGCGAATGAAAGCGTGTTCTTAATGGACAACATATTGAGCGAAAGGATAGCCTACATGCGTTCTGTTTCAGAAGGCTTTGGAGTTATGGAATATGGCAATAGCAAAGCCAAAAAGGAGTGGGAACTCTTTTATAAAGAGCTAGAGAACTATTTAAATTTAGAGATAAAGGAACAATAA
- a CDS encoding relaxase/mobilization nuclease domain-containing protein, which produces MIATKNNSILEDEEPLFKFEKIKPKKVQRPRVTYAQRLRYALRVANNHIKNNTKPFKPSQKQVVIKNIGNLSIEHTRNAGEYVAKDEEFVLNEFYQEVSLDETLDEWEQDFLITKKHNSKNMAMHLVFSIDEPITERNLNILQYSVYQTLINHLGYDYPFIIQTHSHQNKPHVHVVLNKTNKLTGKKLHFKNKVECKEFFDDLREDFKDFLFTNSRAELDYSNVPNVEKHLLNIEQELQELKTKQKETPLNAHSFFDMAFKNFNQALIPFKQQKENLEQQLEILETPTSKTQYNKNLKLLEQHTLTIKKIKDIRDKMFKTLDFKDTFSYVTQNFSVLEKKKALLQSLSSLGKHHYSTSLVKNLNVLTNEVKGDSLKIKENALIINEYLDFQSLNLKTNLFALKKQLNYTKQTQKMLQVLSIDDLPKEKPNQNTQNNDDFTPLLNALKQRERELLALIKQRALFLITRYQELEKELKDLRNKQHSVFHNKLNEFFTNHNSQNLEEDKKLDKLIQRKARSLNFMQKEILVAKHLGVIENKPTHSNELNKELEKEEHNTNSNTSLKNETAPSIKEILQDKSHSFLNPYIQRKPKGNDNSML; this is translated from the coding sequence ATGATAGCCACCAAAAATAATAGCATTTTAGAAGATGAAGAACCCCTTTTTAAATTTGAAAAAATTAAGCCTAAAAAAGTTCAAAGACCTAGAGTTACTTATGCTCAAAGATTACGCTATGCTTTAAGAGTGGCTAACAATCACATTAAAAACAACACTAAGCCTTTTAAGCCTAGTCAGAAACAAGTAGTTATTAAAAATATTGGTAACCTTAGCATAGAGCATACTAGAAATGCTGGGGAATATGTTGCCAAAGATGAAGAATTTGTTTTAAACGAATTTTATCAAGAAGTTAGTTTAGATGAAACCTTAGATGAATGGGAGCAAGATTTTTTAATCACTAAAAAACACAATTCTAAAAACATGGCAATGCACTTAGTTTTTAGTATAGATGAGCCTATTACAGAAAGAAATCTCAATATCTTACAATATTCTGTCTATCAAACCTTAATCAATCATTTAGGCTATGACTACCCTTTCATTATCCAAACACACTCCCACCAAAACAAGCCCCATGTGCATGTTGTTTTAAATAAAACCAATAAGCTCACAGGCAAGAAACTCCATTTTAAAAATAAAGTTGAATGCAAAGAATTTTTTGATGATTTAAGAGAAGATTTTAAAGATTTTTTATTTACTAATTCTAGAGCAGAATTAGACTATTCTAATGTCCCTAATGTTGAAAAGCATTTGCTTAATATTGAGCAAGAATTACAAGAGCTAAAAACCAAACAAAAAGAAACTCCGCTAAATGCTCATAGTTTTTTTGATATGGCTTTTAAAAACTTCAATCAAGCCCTAATACCCTTTAAACAACAAAAAGAAAATTTAGAACAACAATTAGAAATATTAGAGACCCCAACTTCAAAAACACAATACAACAAAAACTTAAAATTACTAGAGCAACACACCTTAACGATAAAAAAGATTAAAGACATTAGAGACAAGATGTTTAAAACATTGGACTTTAAAGATACCTTTAGCTATGTTACGCAAAATTTTAGCGTGTTAGAAAAGAAAAAGGCGTTGTTACAATCTCTTTCTAGTTTAGGCAAACACCACTATTCTACTTCTCTAGTAAAAAATTTAAATGTCTTAACAAATGAAGTCAAAGGAGACAGCCTCAAGATTAAAGAAAATGCCCTTATTATTAACGAGTATTTGGATTTTCAATCTTTAAACTTAAAGACCAATCTATTCGCCTTAAAAAAACAGCTCAATTACACCAAACAAACACAAAAAATGCTACAAGTTTTATCTATAGATGATTTGCCCAAAGAAAAGCCTAATCAAAACACGCAAAATAATGATGATTTTACTCCACTGCTCAACGCTCTTAAGCAAAGGGAACGAGAATTATTAGCTCTTATTAAGCAGAGAGCTTTATTTTTAATCACAAGGTATCAAGAGTTAGAAAAAGAGCTAAAAGATTTGCGCAATAAACAGCACTCGGTATTCCATAATAAACTGAATGAGTTTTTCACTAATCACAACAGCCAAAACCTTGAAGAAGACAAAAAATTAGACAAACTTATTCAAAGAAAAGCGAGAAGTTTAAATTTTATGCAAAAAGAAATTTTAGTTGCTAAACATTTGGGCGTTATAGAAAATAAGCCTACGCATAGCAATGAACTAAATAAAGAGTTAGAAAAAGAAGAACATAACACAAATAGTAATACTTCACTAAAAAATGAGACTGCACCAAGCATTAAAGAAATACTACAAGATAAAAGCCACTCCTTTTTAAATCCGTATATTCAAAGAAAGCCAAAAGGCAATGATAATAGTATGCTCTAA
- a CDS encoding outer membrane protein gives MYYNPTTEAQKLATIKEIRTKLTPLTKLLKEQEGIKNANKKAIQSIPTLIKEADKLITSFNTRDPSLANPKDTNLNNKFKNTTLGENLYNETKKIADTWINLLMTTSTPNDTPYGKARIEFDYTNNKENLAQKNETHITTSRRKEAFGVSIVPLFDTQTFIDFLQGKPIKDTLGQLSFNANSKIDNLDFLPVTLKQAIGSDGKSAFTDSHLHYNYTSNAQSNIAVANTTISVISPQIESLTQSLESLLSPSKDVSKISSMVGFGVNAGYKWFFGNKKRNGIRAYGFYDYAYSKAFHGVSINNSIYGVGADYLYNFIDSKKLVLGAFVGFALAGSSWNNSDKAFWENLKKENKGASMHTSYFQIPLVYGLRFNFNKHNGFELGMKVPLAKNSYYQTSKGSLSYKRVAVFFANYVYNFNF, from the coding sequence GTGTATTATAACCCTACGACAGAAGCTCAAAAGTTAGCCACTATAAAAGAGATTAGAACCAAACTCACCCCCTTAACCAAGCTTTTAAAAGAACAAGAGGGTATAAAAAATGCTAACAAAAAGGCGATACAAAGCATTCCCACTTTAATTAAAGAAGCAGATAAGCTTATAACTAGTTTCAATACTAGAGACCCATCACTAGCTAACCCAAAAGATACAAACCTAAACAATAAATTTAAAAATACTACTCTTGGCGAAAATTTATATAATGAAACTAAAAAAATTGCTGACACTTGGATAAACCTTTTAATGACGACTTCCACACCAAATGATACGCCTTATGGTAAGGCTCGAATTGAATTTGATTATACAAACAATAAAGAAAATTTAGCTCAAAAAAATGAAACTCACATCACAACATCAAGAAGGAAAGAAGCCTTTGGAGTAAGTATTGTTCCTCTTTTTGATACGCAAACCTTTATTGATTTTTTACAGGGCAAACCCATTAAAGACACTTTGGGTCAATTAAGTTTTAATGCTAATAGTAAAATAGATAATTTAGATTTTTTGCCAGTAACTTTAAAACAAGCAATAGGTTCTGATGGTAAATCTGCTTTTACTGATAGTCATTTGCACTACAATTATACTTCTAACGCTCAATCTAATATTGCTGTGGCTAATACAACTATTTCAGTCATTAGCCCACAAATAGAGTCTCTAACTCAAAGCCTAGAATCTCTCTTAAGCCCCAGCAAAGATGTTTCAAAAATTTCTAGTATGGTAGGCTTTGGGGTTAATGCTGGATATAAATGGTTCTTTGGCAACAAAAAAAGAAATGGTATTCGAGCGTATGGTTTTTATGATTACGCTTATAGTAAAGCCTTTCATGGTGTAAGCATTAATAATTCTATTTATGGTGTAGGGGCGGATTATTTGTATAATTTCATAGATAGCAAGAAGCTAGTTTTAGGGGCATTTGTAGGCTTTGCCCTAGCAGGAAGCTCATGGAATAATAGCGATAAAGCGTTTTGGGAAAATCTTAAAAAAGAAAATAAAGGAGCAAGTATGCATACAAGCTATTTTCAAATCCCGCTTGTTTATGGATTGCGCTTTAATTTCAACAAACACAATGGCTTTGAATTAGGCATGAAAGTGCCATTAGCTAAAAACTCCTATTATCAAACTTCTAAAGGAAGTTTGAGCTATAAAAGAGTAGCGGTATTTTTTGCTAATTATGTGTATAATTTTAACTTTTAG
- a CDS encoding FAD-binding and (Fe-S)-binding domain-containing protein gives MEVNYHIFFDEAREFLNDRIYNDYLRRFAYGIDASCYRYVPKIVIQVKNEEEVQKLCVLAQKHSVTLTFRAAGSSLSGQASCDGVLVVASHFFQDAKILDNAKSIQLSCGIIGSNANALLKPYSKKIGPDPATINTAMIGGILANNASGMCCGVEQNSYKTLKSLRVIFADGTLLDTSKKESVESFKNTHKDLIESVLNLRKEILEDDNLHALIKKKYEIKNTTGYSLNALIDFEDPMEIISHLFIGSEGTLGFISSAELECVKDYTHKTCALLFYENLEECAKAAQILATLKAKHPSMISSAELMDYASLKSVKDLDGMPSVIKEIKEPNACLLIQSESDEKSILENNMQTILRALSVIPVALDSQISSESSIYNSWWKIRKGIFPIAASKRKSQSSVIIEDVCFSKENFIQGAVAIEELLKTHGFKDSSIIFGHALSGNLHFVVTPILENEVERKAFEKLVSDMALMVSESQGSIKAEHGTGRMVAPFVEMEWGEKAYKIHRKIKELFDPKGILNPDVIITDDKEIHTKNLKSIYPIEEHLDMCMECGFCERICPSKELSLTPRQRIVVHREIERLKERVKHGHNEDKTLLDEFLKGAEYLAYETCAVCHMCSTLCPLKIDTGSIALNYYQTNPKGEKIASSILNNMQTMTKGAKFSLKSASVAQNILGSKGLVSLTKGIKKFIKPFPKAFHYMPKNNAYILENKNYESGEKVIYFSTCINRSFAPSKFMVDTRSIQEVFESLCKKAKVSVLYPNELSSLCCGKAFINYTELTKQNNEKNHAIFLKLSDNGKIPIVLDHSACSTHFIKQMKAYKDLKIYDLSVYIEEVLSSKLEFKAIDEDIGLYTMCALKLENKEELLLNLAKKCTTGEIIIHADTGCCGFAGNKGFFTPELNESALKGFEEFYKAYKIKRGFSTSSTCEIGLSEKTQFSWQHIAYLVDACTLLK, from the coding sequence ATGGAAGTGAATTATCATATATTTTTTGATGAGGCTAGAGAGTTTTTAAATGATAGGATTTATAACGATTATTTACGCCGTTTTGCTTATGGTATTGATGCGTCATGTTATCGTTATGTTCCTAAGATTGTTATTCAAGTTAAGAATGAAGAAGAAGTTCAAAAACTCTGTGTTTTGGCTCAAAAACACAGCGTAACTCTAACTTTTAGAGCTGCAGGGAGTTCCTTATCGGGGCAAGCAAGCTGTGATGGCGTGCTAGTAGTCGCATCGCATTTTTTTCAGGACGCTAAAATTTTAGATAACGCTAAGAGTATTCAGCTTTCATGTGGGATTATAGGAAGTAACGCAAACGCTCTTTTAAAGCCTTATAGTAAAAAAATAGGCCCAGACCCCGCTACCATAAACACTGCTATGATAGGGGGGATTTTAGCCAATAACGCAAGCGGAATGTGTTGTGGTGTGGAGCAAAACAGCTACAAAACCTTAAAATCTCTAAGAGTCATTTTTGCTGATGGCACTCTTTTAGACACTTCTAAAAAAGAGAGCGTTGAGAGTTTTAAAAACACGCACAAAGATTTGATTGAAAGCGTTTTAAATTTAAGAAAAGAAATCTTAGAAGATGATAATTTGCACGCCTTAATTAAGAAAAAATATGAAATCAAAAACACCACCGGCTATAGTTTAAACGCTCTGATTGACTTTGAAGACCCTATGGAGATTATTAGTCATTTATTCATAGGCTCTGAAGGGACTTTAGGATTTATTTCAAGTGCGGAGTTAGAATGCGTTAAAGATTATACCCATAAAACTTGTGCGTTATTATTTTATGAAAATTTAGAAGAATGCGCCAAAGCCGCTCAAATTCTAGCCACATTAAAAGCCAAGCACCCTAGCATGATTTCTTCAGCAGAGCTTATGGATTATGCGTCTTTAAAAAGCGTGAAAGATTTAGATGGCATGCCTAGTGTAATTAAAGAAATCAAAGAGCCTAATGCATGCTTACTCATTCAAAGTGAAAGCGATGAAAAATCTATTTTAGAAAACAATATGCAAACGATTTTGAGAGCCTTAAGTGTTATACCTGTGGCATTAGATTCTCAAATCAGCAGTGAGTCTAGCATCTATAATTCATGGTGGAAGATTAGAAAAGGAATTTTTCCTATCGCAGCGTCAAAAAGAAAAAGCCAAAGTTCTGTCATTATTGAAGATGTGTGCTTTAGTAAAGAGAATTTTATTCAAGGTGCAGTCGCTATTGAAGAGCTTTTAAAAACGCATGGCTTTAAGGATAGTAGCATTATTTTTGGGCATGCCTTAAGCGGGAATTTACACTTTGTTGTTACGCCGATTTTAGAAAATGAAGTAGAAAGAAAGGCGTTTGAAAAATTAGTCTCTGACATGGCTCTTATGGTGAGTGAGTCTCAAGGCTCTATTAAAGCAGAGCATGGCACAGGCAGAATGGTAGCCCCCTTTGTAGAAATGGAGTGGGGAGAAAAAGCCTACAAAATCCATAGAAAAATCAAAGAATTGTTTGACCCTAAAGGGATTTTAAACCCTGATGTGATTATCACTGATGACAAAGAAATCCATACTAAAAATTTAAAAAGTATTTATCCTATTGAAGAGCATTTGGATATGTGCATGGAATGTGGGTTTTGTGAAAGGATTTGCCCTAGCAAGGAATTATCTTTAACTCCAAGACAGCGCATTGTGGTTCATAGAGAGATTGAACGCTTAAAAGAGAGAGTAAAACATGGGCATAATGAAGATAAAACTTTATTAGATGAGTTTTTAAAAGGGGCTGAATATTTAGCGTATGAGACTTGTGCGGTGTGTCATATGTGTTCTACTCTATGCCCTTTAAAAATTGATACCGGAAGTATTGCTTTAAATTATTATCAAACAAACCCCAAAGGCGAAAAGATTGCCTCAAGTATTTTAAATAACATGCAAACAATGACTAAGGGTGCTAAATTTTCTTTAAAAAGTGCCAGCGTGGCTCAAAATATCTTAGGCTCTAAAGGTCTAGTTAGTCTAACTAAAGGGATTAAAAAATTCATTAAGCCCTTTCCTAAGGCCTTTCATTACATGCCTAAAAACAACGCCTATATTTTAGAGAATAAAAACTATGAGAGTGGAGAAAAAGTCATTTACTTTAGCACTTGTATCAACCGCTCGTTTGCTCCATCAAAATTTATGGTTGATACTAGAAGCATTCAAGAAGTGTTTGAATCCTTATGTAAAAAGGCAAAGGTCTCTGTTCTTTACCCTAACGAATTAAGTTCGCTTTGTTGTGGGAAAGCCTTTATTAATTACACCGAATTGACTAAGCAAAATAACGAAAAAAATCATGCGATTTTCTTAAAATTAAGTGATAATGGAAAAATTCCCATTGTCTTAGACCATAGTGCATGTTCAACGCATTTTATCAAGCAAATGAAAGCCTACAAGGATTTAAAAATCTATGATTTGAGCGTGTATATTGAAGAAGTTTTAAGTTCTAAATTAGAATTTAAAGCTATTGATGAAGACATTGGATTATATACTATGTGTGCCTTAAAACTAGAAAATAAAGAAGAGTTATTGTTGAATTTAGCTAAAAAATGCACAACAGGTGAGATTATTATCCATGCTGATACAGGCTGTTGTGGGTTTGCTGGAAATAAGGGCTTTTTTACCCCTGAATTAAATGAGAGCGCTTTAAAAGGTTTTGAAGAATTTTATAAAGCCTATAAGATTAAAAGGGGCTTTTCAACTTCTAGCACTTGTGAAATCGGCTTGAGTGAAAAAACACAATTTTCTTGGCAACATATCGCTTACTTAGTAGATGCTTGCACGCTTTTAAAATAA
- a CDS encoding di-trans,poly-cis-decaprenylcistransferase produces MNNTLKHLAIIMDGNGRWARLQNKARAYGHKKGVKTLKDITIYCANKKLECLTLYAFSTENWKRPKSEVDFLMKMLKKYLRDERPTYLSNSIRFKAIGDLEGFSKELKDTILQLEEDTKHFKDFTQVLALNYGSKNELTRAFKSLLETPPKNTKILENFKNLENTKNLENLENEISRRLDTHDLPEVDLLLRTGGEMRLSNFLLWQSSYAELFFTPILWPDFTPKDLENIISDFYKRVRKFGELKC; encoded by the coding sequence TTGAATAACACTCTCAAACATCTTGCCATTATTATGGATGGTAATGGTAGATGGGCTAGATTACAGAATAAGGCTAGGGCTTATGGGCATAAAAAAGGCGTAAAAACCCTTAAAGACATTACGATATATTGTGCGAATAAAAAGCTAGAATGCTTGACTTTATACGCTTTTTCTACTGAAAATTGGAAACGCCCCAAAAGTGAAGTGGATTTTTTAATGAAAATGCTTAAAAAGTATCTTAGAGATGAAAGGCCTACTTATTTGAGTAACTCTATACGCTTTAAAGCGATAGGAGATTTAGAAGGCTTTTCTAAGGAATTAAAAGACACGATTTTACAGCTTGAAGAAGATACCAAGCATTTTAAGGACTTTACGCAGGTTCTAGCTCTCAATTATGGCTCTAAAAATGAACTCACTAGAGCGTTTAAAAGCTTATTAGAAACCCCCCCCAAAAACACCAAAATTTTAGAAAACTTCAAAAATTTAGAAAACACCAAAAATTTAGAAAACTTAGAAAATGAAATTTCTAGGCGTTTAGATACACATGATTTACCTGAGGTGGATTTATTACTACGCACAGGGGGGGAAATGCGTTTGTCTAATTTTTTATTGTGGCAATCTAGCTATGCGGAATTGTTTTTCACGCCGATTTTATGGCCAGATTTCACCCCCAAAGATTTAGAAAACATTATCAGCGATTTTTATAAAAGAGTGCGTAAGTTTGGGGAACTGAAATGCTAG
- a CDS encoding ABC transporter ATP-binding protein produces MLVEIENLSKSYGSLKALDNISLKLPKKQFIGLLGPNGAGKTTLLKILAGLNLNYQGKVKILGKSIGIETKKSVAFLSDGDFLDPESSPLKAIAFYKDFFNDFDESKALDLLKCFQVPLTRKFKALSKGMREKLQLILTLSRDSSLYLFDEPVAGIDPIAREEIFELIANEFSKNASLLVSTHLVVDVEKYLDSAIFLKEGKMMAFGNIETLKGDCHSLEMAYKMALR; encoded by the coding sequence ATGCTAGTAGAAATTGAGAATTTAAGCAAATCCTATGGGAGTTTAAAAGCCTTAGACAATATCAGTCTCAAACTTCCTAAAAAGCAATTTATAGGGCTTTTAGGTCCTAATGGGGCGGGTAAAACTACTTTGTTAAAAATTTTAGCTGGATTAAATTTGAATTATCAAGGAAAAGTGAAAATTTTAGGCAAAAGCATCGGCATAGAGACCAAAAAAAGCGTGGCGTTTTTAAGCGATGGCGATTTTTTAGACCCTGAAAGTTCGCCTTTAAAAGCCATCGCTTTTTATAAGGATTTTTTTAACGACTTTGATGAATCAAAAGCCCTAGATTTACTCAAATGTTTTCAAGTGCCATTAACAAGAAAATTTAAAGCCCTTTCAAAAGGCATGAGAGAAAAATTACAACTTATTTTAACTTTATCACGAGATTCTTCTTTATATCTTTTTGATGAACCAGTGGCTGGCATTGACCCCATTGCAAGAGAAGAGATTTTTGAATTAATCGCTAATGAATTTAGCAAAAATGCGAGCTTATTAGTCTCTACGCATTTAGTGGTTGATGTGGAAAAGTATTTGGATAGTGCGATTTTTTTAAAAGAAGGGAAAATGATGGCGTTTGGAAATATTGAAACATTAAAAGGCGATTGTCATAGCTTAGAAATGGCGTATAAAATGGCGTTGAGATAA